One Rosa chinensis cultivar Old Blush chromosome 5, RchiOBHm-V2, whole genome shotgun sequence genomic region harbors:
- the LOC112203295 gene encoding receptor-like protein EIX2 isoform X1 yields MDSFCANLFKPTSYRFLVKNVAHYLLFVILASSYLHTTKLCVGDGLPSGVRSSSCIEEERRALLSFKGDVTDRSGRLSSWVGQDCCRWKGISCNNRTGHVARMDLRNPKYDHGFYGETSLGGKINPSLLILKNLRYLDLSGNYFYGRQIPNFFGKLQSLRYLNLSYNSFVGEIPPSLGNLSNLNYLDLSTNNVDDLSSKNLNWLSHLSSLKYLNLGGVNLSSTGVSWLHDVTMLPSLLELHLSDCQIQNLPHSQLPSVNFTSRLSVLDISDNHINSSFPSWFFNLTNLKRLDASSNLFGPFPVEFANLKSLEDLDLSGNFLGDNRSFGQIPKVIGTLCSLRILDLRGNSFNGSLENFLNGFSNGTSYRLGLLENLKELDLSLNHFFGSIPQSISNLSSLEKLDISDNNFNGSIPESLGQLSQLVHLDLSENSLEGNLNEAHFRTLTKLESFAVCSKYGFMTGSLIFNMAHDWVPPFQLNSIDIADCRVGPAFGVWLQSQTELTEVTLRNTSISDFIPEEWFLKISFQLTWLDLSNNQIRGKLPFHMTSPSLENIDLSRNQFEGPLPHWSSDAAKYLDLQSNLFSGPIPSNSDQLLPKLWELYLSDNHLNGSLPPSLCNMSSLNTLMLRSNHLSGEFPRAWSLWPYLQIVDVSDNNLSGNFSSSMGVPSLLMVLDLSKNNFGGQIPSSLFQNCSELWSIDLGGNRFTGSIPLQTGSNVSSELHRLRLRSNSLSGHIPNRLCSLQYLHIIDLGHNNFSGTIPKCLYNLTALAYRNYSRYGFENYLETASLTLKGQELAYNTTLDLVKSIDFSSNNLEGEIPDEVSSLIGLGTLNLSRNQLTGNIPSKIGNMQLLETLDLSHNHLSGHIPQSLSSLTLLAHLNLSFNNLSGRIPSGNQLQTLNDSSIYEGNPSLCGVPLSTVCPGDGPDDGDHNDDDNDENGKFGIVVSAVLGFIIGFWSVCGTLVMKKSWRYAYFRFFDDIKEKAALAIALRVARWQRRT; encoded by the coding sequence ATGGATAGCTTCTGTGCAAACCTATTCAAGCCTACCAGCTATCGCTTCCTCGTCAAAAATGTTGCTCACTACTTGCTCTTTGTTATTCTGGCATCTTCATATCTGCACACTACTAAACTGTGTGTGGGAGATGGACTTCCGAGTGGTGTGAGATCATCATCATGCATCGAGGAAGAGAGACGAGCGCTTCTCAGCTTCAAAGGAGATGTTACTGATCGTTCCGGCAGGCTTTCTTCTTGGGTGGGTCAGGATTGCTGCCGCTGGAAAGGGATTTCGTGCAACAACCGTACAGGTCATGTTGCAAGGATGGACCTCCGAAACCCGAAGTATGATCACGGCTTCTACGGGGAGACTTCTTTGGGGGGTAAGATTAATCCTTCTTTGCTTATCTTGAAGAACTTACGTTACCTTGATCTAAGTGGAAACTATTTTTATGGACGTCAAATTCCTAACTTCTTTGGGAAGCTTCAAAGTTTGAGGTATCTCAATCTCTCATACAATTCATTTGTGGGAGAGATTCCCCCATCTCTTGGTAACCTCTCAAACTTGAACTATCTTGACCTCAGTACTAATAATGTTGATGAtctttcttccaaaaatttgaaTTGGCTTTCTCACCTCTCTTCCCTAAAGTATCTCAATCTTGGAGGTGTGAACCTTAGCAGCACAGGAGTGAGTTGGCTACATGATGTCACCATGCTTCCTTCACTCTTAGAGTTGCATTTGTCTGATTGCCAAATTCAAAACCTTCCACACTCCCAGCTGCCGTCGGTGAACTTCACATCCCGCCTATCGGTTCTTGATATATCAGATAATCATATTAATTCTTCATTTCCCAGCTGGTTTTTTAATCTTACCAACCTCAAAAGACTTGATGCATCTTCCAATTTGTTCGGGCCCTTCCCTGTTGAATTTGCAAACCTCAAGTCTTTGGAAGACCTTGATTTGAGTGGAAATTTTCTCGGGGATAATAGATCTTTCGGTCAAATTCCCAAAGTCATTGGTACTTTGTGCAGCCTAAGGATATTAGATCTTAGGGGGAACTCATTCAATGGTAGTTTGGAAAATTTTTTGAATGGTTTCTCAAATGGTACAAGTTATAGATTAGGACTGCTGGAAAATCTGAAGGAACTTGACCTCAGTTTGAACCATTTTTTTGGTTCAATTCCACAATCTATTAGTAATTTATCATCCCTGGAAAAACTGGACATCTCGGATAATAATTTCAATGGGTCCATTCCTGAAAGTTTGGGACAACTCTCTCAGCTAGTTCACCTCGATCTATCTGAGAATTCGTTGGAAGGCAATCTAAATGAAGCCCATTTCCGAACTCTCACAAAGTTGGAGTCTTTTGCAGTCTGTAGCAAATACGGGTTCATGACTGGGTCCCTCATTTTTAACATGGCTCATGACTGGGTTCCTCCTTTCCAACTTAATTCAATCGACATTGCCGACTGCAGAGTAGGTCCTGCCTTTGGGGTATGGCTTCAGTCTCAAACTGAATTAACGGAAGTCACGCTTCGTAATACTTCAATCTCAGATTTCATACCAGAGGAATGGTTCTTGAAGATATCTTTCCAACTCACATGGCTGGATTTATCTAACAACCAAATTCGTGGAAAGCTTCCATTTCACATGACCTCCCCGTCCTTGGAGAATATAGATTTGAGTCGTAATCAATTTGAGGGCCCTCTTCCACATTGGTCTAGCGATGCTGCCAAATATCTCGATCTTCAAAGCAATTTATTTTCCGGGCCGATTCCCTCAAATTCTGATCAATTGTTGCCTAAATTGTGGGAATTGTATCTATCTGACAATCATCTGAATGGTAGTCTACCACCCTCTTTGTGCAACATGTCAAGTTTAAATACCCTTATGTTAAGAAGCAATCACTTGTCTGGAGAATTCCCACGAGCCTGGAGTCTGTGGCCATATTTACAAATTGTAGATGTCTCAGACAACAATTTGTCTGGCAATTTCTCCAGTTCAATGGGTGTTCCAAGCTTACTAATGGTATTGGATCTGAGCAAAAACAATTTCGGGGGTCAAATTCCTTCTTCTCTATTCCAAAACTGCAGCGAGTTGTGGAGTATTGATCTTGGAGGCAATAGATTTACTGGAAGCATACCTTTACAGACAGGATCAAATGTATCATCTGAATTGCATAGGCTAAGATTACGATCCAACTCTTTAAGCGGACATATCCCCAATCGATTGTGCTCTCTTCAATATCTTCATATCATAGACCTTGGCCACAACAACTTTTCAGGGACCATTCCCAAGTGTTTGTATAATCTGACTGCTTTGGCCTACCGTAATTACAGTAGGTACGGTTTTGAAAATTATCTTGAGACGGCCAGCTTGACATTGAAGGGACAAGAACTCGCATATAACACCACTCTGGATTTGGTGAAAAGCATTGATTTCTCATCAAACAACTTAGAAGGTGAAATCCCTGACGAAGTAAGCAGCCTCATTGGATTGGGCACGTTGAACTTGTCAAGAAATCAACTGACTGGAAACATTCCCTCAAAGATTGGAAACATGCAATTGCTGGAAACTCTTGATCTCTCACACAATCACCTCTCCGGGCATATTCCTCAGAGTTTATCTTCATTAACCCTTTTGGCTCACCTGAACTTGTCTTTCAACAACTTGTCCGGAAGAATTCCTTCAGGCAACCAACTTCAAACACTCAATGATTCATCCATTTACGAAGGCAATCCATCCTTGTGTGGGGTCCCTCTTTCAACTGTCTGCCCGGGAGATGGCCCTGACGATGGTGatcataatgatgatgataatgatgaGAATGGGAAGTTTGGTATCGTTGTTAGCGCTGTCCTCGGCTTCATCATAGGCTTCTGGAGTGTCTGTGGCACATTGGTTATGAAGAAATCATGGAGGTATGCCTATTTTCGATTCTTTGATGACATAAAGGAGAAGGCAGCATTAGCAATTGCATTGAGAGTGGCTCGTTGGCAAAGGAGGACTtga
- the LOC112202324 gene encoding zinc finger CCCH domain-containing protein 37 isoform X2, translating into MFKHFYLKTGQCKYGAPCKFNHPKDIQIPSATQENKSGETETAIKTEGFEVAVKPLVSFSAALLYYSKELPVRPGEADCPFYLKTGRWERALLFVLSALDRLSVKFHHPIDRPAVALSTTKPSQQENVKLTLAGLPRREGAVICVYYLETGTCKYGATCRFDHPPPGEVVAMAASQAKSDSTGGKA; encoded by the exons ATGTTTAAACATTTCTACTTGAAAACTGGGCAATGCAAGTATGGTGCACCCTGCAAATTTAATCACCCAAAAGACATCCAGATACCATCAGCCACTCAAGAGAATAAATCTGGCGAAACTGAGACAGCTATTAAGACGGAGGGCTTTGAAGTTGCCGTGAAGCCTCTTGTTTCATTCTCTGCAGCACTATTATATTACTCCAAAGAGCTTCCTGTAAGACCG GGTGAAGCTGATTGTCCATTCTACCTGAAAACTGGAAG GTGGGAGCGAGCCCTGCTGTTTGTCCTCAGTGCTTTGGACAGGCTGAGTGTGAA ATTCCATCACCCGATTGATAGGCCAGCAGTGGCGTTGTCAACAACAAAGCCATCTCAACAAGAAAATGTGAAGCTAACGCTTGCTGGACTACCTAGGAGAGAG GGTGCCGTTATCTGTGTGTATTACCTTGAAACTGGCACATGCAAGTATGGTGCAACCTGCAGATTTGACCACCCACCTCCTGGCGAAGTTGTAGCAATGGCAGCTTCACAAGCAAAATCTGATTCTACTGGAGGAAAAGCATAA
- the LOC112202324 gene encoding zinc finger CCCH domain-containing protein 37 isoform X4: protein MGPLAGTITLIDMISIYLLLQSAILFQCLQLQVGASPAVCPQCFGQAECETGECKYGAQCRFHHPIDRPAVALSTTKPSQQENVKLTLAGLPRREGAVICVYYLETGTCKYGATCRFDHPPPGEVVAMAASQAKSDSTGGKA from the exons ATGGGGCCACTTGCCGGTACAATCACCCTGATAGATATG ATATCAATCTACCTGTTGCTGCAATCAGCTATTCTCTTTCAGTGCCTTCAGTTGCAG GTGGGAGCGAGCCCTGCTGTTTGTCCTCAGTGCTTTGGACAGGCTGAGTGTGAA ACTGGGGAATGTAAGTATGGTGCACAATGCAGATTCCATCACCCGATTGATAGGCCAGCAGTGGCGTTGTCAACAACAAAGCCATCTCAACAAGAAAATGTGAAGCTAACGCTTGCTGGACTACCTAGGAGAGAG GGTGCCGTTATCTGTGTGTATTACCTTGAAACTGGCACATGCAAGTATGGTGCAACCTGCAGATTTGACCACCCACCTCCTGGCGAAGTTGTAGCAATGGCAGCTTCACAAGCAAAATCTGATTCTACTGGAGGAAAAGCATAA
- the LOC112202324 gene encoding zinc finger CCCH domain-containing protein 37 isoform X1, whose protein sequence is MFKHFYLKTGQCKYGAPCKFNHPKDIQIPSATQENKSGETETAIKTEGFEVAVKPLVSFSAALLYYSKELPVRPGEADCPFYLKTGRWERALLFVLSALDRLSVKFHHPIDRPAVALSTTKPSQQENVKLTLAGLPRREGAVICVCCPKTGTCKYGATCRFDHPPPGAVVAMAASQAKSDSTGGKA, encoded by the exons ATGTTTAAACATTTCTACTTGAAAACTGGGCAATGCAAGTATGGTGCACCCTGCAAATTTAATCACCCAAAAGACATCCAGATACCATCAGCCACTCAAGAGAATAAATCTGGCGAAACTGAGACAGCTATTAAGACGGAGGGCTTTGAAGTTGCCGTGAAGCCTCTTGTTTCATTCTCTGCAGCACTATTATATTACTCCAAAGAGCTTCCTGTAAGACCG GGTGAAGCTGATTGTCCATTCTACCTGAAAACTGGAAG GTGGGAGCGAGCCCTGCTGTTTGTCCTCAGTGCTTTGGACAGGCTGAGTGTGAA ATTCCATCACCCGATTGATAGGCCAGCAGTGGCGTTGTCAACAACAAAGCCATCTCAACAAGAAAATGTGAAGCTAACGCTTGCTGGACTACCTAGGAGAGAG GGTGCCGTTATCTGTGTGTGTTGCCCTAAAACTGGCACATGCAAGTATGGTGCAACTTGCAGATTTGACCACCCACCTCCTGGCGCAGTTGTAGCAATGGCAGCTTCACAAGCAAAATCCGATTCTACTGGAGGGAAAGCATAA
- the LOC112202324 gene encoding zinc finger CCCH domain-containing protein 37 isoform X3, giving the protein MFKHFYLKTGQCKYGAPCKFNHPKDIQIPSATQENKSGETETAIKTEGFEVAVKPLVSFSAALLYYSKELPVRPGEADCPFYLKTGRWERALLFVLSALDRLSVKFHHPIDRPAVALSTTKPSQQENVKLTLAGLPRREVRMGSHSLSGLSQVFLSAGFTCPCFKQGCRYLCVLP; this is encoded by the exons ATGTTTAAACATTTCTACTTGAAAACTGGGCAATGCAAGTATGGTGCACCCTGCAAATTTAATCACCCAAAAGACATCCAGATACCATCAGCCACTCAAGAGAATAAATCTGGCGAAACTGAGACAGCTATTAAGACGGAGGGCTTTGAAGTTGCCGTGAAGCCTCTTGTTTCATTCTCTGCAGCACTATTATATTACTCCAAAGAGCTTCCTGTAAGACCG GGTGAAGCTGATTGTCCATTCTACCTGAAAACTGGAAG GTGGGAGCGAGCCCTGCTGTTTGTCCTCAGTGCTTTGGACAGGCTGAGTGTGAA ATTCCATCACCCGATTGATAGGCCAGCAGTGGCGTTGTCAACAACAAAGCCATCTCAACAAGAAAATGTGAAGCTAACGCTTGCTGGACTACCTAGGAGAGAGGTACGAATGGGGAGCCATTCTCTGTCGGGACTATCCCAAGTCTTTTTATCAGCAGGGTTCACCTGTCCTTGTTTTAAGCAGG GGTGCCGTTATCTGTGTGTGTTGCCCTAA
- the LOC112202326 gene encoding receptor-like protein EIX2, with translation MNSPSLEYIDLGHNRFEGPLPHWSSDAAAYLDLQSNLFSGPIPSNYDQLLPSLSELYLSDNHLNGSIPPCMGNMSSLLILMLRSNHLSGEFPQAWSLWPDIMVVDVSDNNLSGNFTSSMSVPSSLQVLSLSNNSFGGQIPSSLFQNCTELRSINLGGNRFTGSIPLQTVSIVSSGLYMLRLRSNSLSGRIPHQLCSLPSLHIIDLRGNNFSGTIPKCLYNLTGFYDMPDIGVLGLSSYSEETTLTLKGQELEYDTTLDLVNLIDFSSNNLEGVIPEEISSLIALGTLNLSRNQLTGNIPSKIGNLRWLETLDLSHNHLSGQIPQSFSSLTSLSHLNLSFNNLSGRIPSGNQLQTLDDSSIYKGNPSLCGVPLSTVCPGDGAADPDDGDHNDDDIDENGKFGIVASAVLGFIISFWSVCGTLVIKKSWRYAYFRFFDNIKEKAALAIALRVAPWQRKT, from the coding sequence ATGAACTCCCCATCTTTAGAGTATATAGATTTGGGTCATAATCGATTTGAGGGCCCTCTGCCACATTGGTCTAGTGATGCTGCCGCCTATCTCGATCTTCAAAGCAATTTATTTTCCGGGCCCATTCCCTCAAATTATGATCAATTGTTGCCTAGCTTGAGTGAATTGTATCTATCTGACAATCATCTAAATGGTAGTATACCACCCTGTATGGGCAACATGTCAAGTTTGTTAATTCTCATGTTAAGAAGCAATCACTTGTCTGGAGAATTCCCTCAAGCATGGAGTCTGTGGCCAGATATAATGGTTGTAGATGTCTCGGACAACAATTTGTCTGGAAATTTCACCAGTTCCATGAGTGTTCCGAGCTCACTACAAGTATTGAGTCTGAGCAACAACAGTTTCGGGGGCCAAATTCCTTCTTCTCTATTCCAAAACTGCACCGAGTTGCGGAGTATTAATCTTGGAGGCAATAGGTTTACTGGAAGCATACCTTTACAGACAGTATCAATTGTATCATCCGGATTGTATATGCTAAGATTGCGATCCAACTCTTTAAGCGGACGTATCCCCCATCAACTGTGCTCTCTTCCATCTCTTCATATCATAGACCTTCGCGGCAACAACTTTTCAGGGACCATTCCCAAGTGTTTGTATAATTTGACTGGTTTTTACGATATGCCAGACATTGGTGTCCTCGGTTTGTCTAGTTATTCTGAGGAAACCACCTTGACATTGAAGGGACAAGAACTCGAATATGACACCACTCTGGATTTGGTAAATCTCATTGATTTCTCATCAAATAACTTAGAAGGAGTAATCCCTGAAGAAATAAGCAGCCTCATTGCCTTGGGGACTCTGAACTTGTCCAGAAATCAACTCACTGGAAACATTCCCTCAAAGATTGGAAACTTGCGGTGGCTGGAAACTCTTGATCTCTCACACAATCACCTCTCTGGGCAGATTCCTCAAAGTTTCTCTTCTCTAACCTCTCTGTCTCACTTGAACTTGTCTTTCAACAACTTGTCCGGAAGAATTCCTTCAGGCAACCAACTTCAAACACTTGATGATTCATCCATTTACAAGGGCAACCCATCCTTGTGTGGCGTTCCTCTTTCAACTGTCTGCCCGGGAGATGGCGCAGCTGACCCTGACGATGGTGatcataatgatgatgataTTGATGAGAATGGGAAGTTTGGTATCGTTGCTAGCGCTGTCCTCGGCTTCATCATAAGCTTCTGGAGTGTCTGTGGCACATTGGTTATAAAGAAATCGTGGAGATATGCCTATTTTCGATTCTTTGATAACATAAAGGAGAAGGCAGCCTTAGCAATTGCATTGAGAGTGGCTCCTTGGCAAAGGAAGACTtga
- the LOC112203297 gene encoding probably inactive leucine-rich repeat receptor-like protein kinase At3g28040: MDLRNLNYDQGFYGETSLGGKINPSLLSFKNLYYLDLSGNDFHGLRILNFFGKLTSLRYLNLSYNLFVGEIPPSLGNLSNLNYLDLSGNDFQGLQIPNFFGKLQSLRYLNLSYNSFVGEIPPALGNLSNLNYLDLSSDYYSFVSSKNLNWLSHLSSLKYLNLGGVNLSSTGVSWLHDVSMLPSLLELHLSYCQLQNLPNSQLPSVNFTSRLLVLDISNNYIYSSFPSWFFNLTNLKRLDASGNLFGPLPVEIANLKSLEDLDFSYNRLQGQIPKVFGTLCSRRILDLSKNSFNGSLEEVLNGFSNCTSPRLESLALSHNMVEGELPAALGMLEYLKELDLSSNQFSGSISHSIGNLSSLKTLDISGNNLNESIPESLGQLSQLVHSWIYLGIRGKAF, translated from the coding sequence ATGGACCTCCGAAACCTGAATTATGATCAAGGCTTCTACGGGGAGACTTCTTTGGGGGGTAAGATTAATCCTTCTTTGCTCAGCTTTAAGAACTTATATTACCTTGACCTAAGCGGAAATGATTTTCACGGACTTcgaattcttaatttctttggAAAGCTTACAAGCTTGAGGTATCTTAATCTCTCCTATAATTTATTTGTGGGAGAGATTCCCCCATCTCTTGGTAACCTCTCAAACTTGAATTATCTTGACCTAAGTGGAAATGATTTTCAAGGACTTCAAATTCCTAACTTCTTTGGGAAGCTTCAAAGTTTGAGGTATCTCAATCTCTCATATAATTCATTTGTGGGAGAGATTCCCCCAGCTCTTGGTAACCTCTCAAACTTGAACTATCTTGACCTCAGTTCTGATTATTACAGTTTTGTTTCTTCCAAAAACTTGAATTGGCTTTCTCATCTCTCTTCCCTAAAGTATCTCAATCTTGGAGGTGTGAACCTTAGCAGCACAGGAGTAAGTTGGCTACATGATGTCAGCATGCTTCCTTCACTCTTGGAGTTGCATTTATCTTATTGCCAACTTCAAAACCTTCCAAACTCCCAGCTGCCGTCAGTAAACTTCACATCCCGCCTATTGGTTCTTGATATATCAAACAATTATATTTATTCTTCATTTCCCAGCTGGTTTTTTAATCTTACCAACCTCAAAAGACTTGATGCATCTGGCAATCTGTTCGGGCCCTTGCCTGTTGAAATTGCAAACCTCAAGTCTTTGGAAGACCTTGATTTCAGTTATAATCGGCTCCAAGGTCAAATTCCCAAAGTCTTTGGTACTTTGTGCAGCCGAAGGATATTAGATCTTTCGAAGAACTCGTTCAATGGTAGTTTGGAAGAGGTTTTGAATGGTTTCTCAAACTGTACAAGTCCTAGATTAGAGTCACTTGCTTTGTCCCACAATATGGTTGAAGGTGAGCTGCCTGCCGCCCTAGGAATGCTTGAATATCTGAAGGAACTTGACCTCAGTTCAAACCAATTTTCGGGTTCAATTTCACATTCTATCGGTAATTTATCATCCCTGAAAACACTGGACATCTCTGGTAATAATTTGAATGAGTCCATTCCTGAAAGTTTGGGACAACTCTCTCAGCTAGTCCATTCCTGGATCTATCTTGGAATTCGTGGGAAGGCATTCTAA